One genomic region from Anguilla rostrata isolate EN2019 chromosome 2, ASM1855537v3, whole genome shotgun sequence encodes:
- the LOC135248847 gene encoding phosphomannomutase 1-like isoform X1, which produces MDENNCLSPRNVLCLFDVDGTLTPAREKIDPQLDEFFQSLRRKVKIGVVGGSDYSKIAEQLGNGEEVIHKFDYVFAENGTVQYKDGKLISKQAIQNQLGEELLQDLINFCLRYMGLIKLPKKRGTFIEFRSGMLNISPIGRSCTLEERIEFSEIDKREKIREKFVAALQEEFAGKGLRFTKGGLISFDVFPEGWDKTLCLDILEGEGLEAIYFFGNETTPGGNDYEIFNDPRTRGFTVQSPEDTARLCRELFFSGHQSEP; this is translated from the exons ATGGATGAAAATAATTGTCTTTCACCGAGGAATGTCTTGTGTTTATTTGATGTGGACGGCACCCTGACACCTGCTAGAGAA AAGATCGACCCCCAGCTGGACGAGTTCTTTCAGTCTCTGCGGAGAAAGGTGAAGAttggagtggtgggggggtcagactaCTCCAAGATCGCGGAGCAGCTGGGGAACGGGGAAGAAG TGATACACAAGTTTGACTACGTGTTTGCAGAAAACGGCACAGTGCAGTACAAGGATGGAAAGCTCATCTCCAAGCAG gcCATTCAGAACcagctgggggaggagctgctgcaggatcTCATTAACTTCTGCCTCAGGTACATGGGGCTCATCAAACTGCCCAAGAAGAG GGGCACTTTTATCGAGTTCCGGAGCGGAATGCTCAACATCTCCCCCATTGGCCGGAGCTGCACGCTGGAGGAGCGAATCGAGTTCTCTGAAATCGACAAG agagAGAAGATCCGGGAGAAGTTTGTTGCCGCCCTGCAGGAGGAGTTTGCTGGGAAGGGGCTTCGGTTCACCAAGG GGGGCCTGATTAGTTTTGACGTGTTCCCGGAGGGGTGGGACAAGACGCTCTGCCTGGACatcctggagggggaggggctggaggcCATCTACTTTTTCGGCAACGAGACCACACCT GGGGGTAATGACTATGAAATATTCAATGACCCACGGACCAGAGGCTTCACAGTGCAGTCCCCCGAAGACACAGCCAGGCTCTGCAGGGAACTCTTCTTCAGTGGTCACCAGAGTGAACCTTGA
- the LOC135248847 gene encoding phosphomannomutase 1-like isoform X3, with amino-acid sequence MDENNCLSPRNVLCLFDVDGTLTPAREKIDPQLDEFFQSLRRKVKIGVVGGSDYSKIAEQLGNGEEVIHKFDYVFAENGTVQYKDGKLISKQAIQNQLGEELLQDLINFCLRYMGLIKLPKKRGTFIEFRSGMLNISPIGRSCTLEERIEFSEIDKREKIREKFVAALQEEFAGKGLRFTKGGYPGTASLCLTAGESHVHPPPTPLMCSVGAERVVKVFLPAGT; translated from the exons ATGGATGAAAATAATTGTCTTTCACCGAGGAATGTCTTGTGTTTATTTGATGTGGACGGCACCCTGACACCTGCTAGAGAA AAGATCGACCCCCAGCTGGACGAGTTCTTTCAGTCTCTGCGGAGAAAGGTGAAGAttggagtggtgggggggtcagactaCTCCAAGATCGCGGAGCAGCTGGGGAACGGGGAAGAAG TGATACACAAGTTTGACTACGTGTTTGCAGAAAACGGCACAGTGCAGTACAAGGATGGAAAGCTCATCTCCAAGCAG gcCATTCAGAACcagctgggggaggagctgctgcaggatcTCATTAACTTCTGCCTCAGGTACATGGGGCTCATCAAACTGCCCAAGAAGAG GGGCACTTTTATCGAGTTCCGGAGCGGAATGCTCAACATCTCCCCCATTGGCCGGAGCTGCACGCTGGAGGAGCGAATCGAGTTCTCTGAAATCGACAAG agagAGAAGATCCGGGAGAAGTTTGTTGCCGCCCTGCAGGAGGAGTTTGCTGGGAAGGGGCTTCGGTTCACCAAGG GAGGGTATCCAGGAACAGCCTCGTTGTGTTTGACAGCAGGGGAGAGTCATGTAcacccaccccctacccccctcatGTGTTCTGTGGGAGCTGAGCGTGTTGTCAAGGTGTTCCTACCAGCTGGAACTTGA
- the LOC135248847 gene encoding phosphomannomutase 1-like isoform X2 gives MDENNCLSPRNVLCLFDVDGTLTPAREKIDPQLDEFFQSLRRKVKIGVVGGSDYSKIAEQLGNGEEVIHKFDYVFAENGTVQYKDGKLISKQAIQNQLGEELLQDLINFCLRGTFIEFRSGMLNISPIGRSCTLEERIEFSEIDKREKIREKFVAALQEEFAGKGLRFTKGGLISFDVFPEGWDKTLCLDILEGEGLEAIYFFGNETTPGGNDYEIFNDPRTRGFTVQSPEDTARLCRELFFSGHQSEP, from the exons ATGGATGAAAATAATTGTCTTTCACCGAGGAATGTCTTGTGTTTATTTGATGTGGACGGCACCCTGACACCTGCTAGAGAA AAGATCGACCCCCAGCTGGACGAGTTCTTTCAGTCTCTGCGGAGAAAGGTGAAGAttggagtggtgggggggtcagactaCTCCAAGATCGCGGAGCAGCTGGGGAACGGGGAAGAAG TGATACACAAGTTTGACTACGTGTTTGCAGAAAACGGCACAGTGCAGTACAAGGATGGAAAGCTCATCTCCAAGCAG gcCATTCAGAACcagctgggggaggagctgctgcaggatcTCATTAACTTCTGCCTCAG GGGCACTTTTATCGAGTTCCGGAGCGGAATGCTCAACATCTCCCCCATTGGCCGGAGCTGCACGCTGGAGGAGCGAATCGAGTTCTCTGAAATCGACAAG agagAGAAGATCCGGGAGAAGTTTGTTGCCGCCCTGCAGGAGGAGTTTGCTGGGAAGGGGCTTCGGTTCACCAAGG GGGGCCTGATTAGTTTTGACGTGTTCCCGGAGGGGTGGGACAAGACGCTCTGCCTGGACatcctggagggggaggggctggaggcCATCTACTTTTTCGGCAACGAGACCACACCT GGGGGTAATGACTATGAAATATTCAATGACCCACGGACCAGAGGCTTCACAGTGCAGTCCCCCGAAGACACAGCCAGGCTCTGCAGGGAACTCTTCTTCAGTGGTCACCAGAGTGAACCTTGA